A segment of the Pseudomonas serboccidentalis genome:
ACTTGCGAGTTGGCGTTCTTGCTCGCCTGCGTCTTCTCGTTCAGGGTGATGGTGATGATGTCACCGACCCGGAACGCCTTGCGGTCGCTGTACAGGTTCTGCTCGAAGCCGGCCTGATAGATCGAGCCGTTGTTGGCCGCAGCCGGCAATGGCGTGCGCGGCAACACCGGGGCGTAGTAAGGGTCATTGGGCTTGGGCGTCGGTGCGACGCAGCCCGCGAGCGAGACGACCCCACCCAATGCCAGAACAGATACGAAGCGTTTCATGACCCTACCTCACGGTGTTGCTGGCGACCTCATGGCCGCCCCATAGACTTGATTACAGATTCTGCGTTACGAACGAGAGCATCTGGTCGGCGGTGGAGATCACCTTGGAGTTCATCTCGTAGGCGCGCTGAGTGGTGATCATGTTGACCATCTCTTCAACGGTGCTGACGTTGGAACCTTCCAGGGTGTTCTGCAGCGTGGTACCGAAACCATTCAGGCCCGGGGTGCCGATTTGCGGCGCGCCGGAAGCAGCGGTTTCCAGGAACAGGTTGTTGCCCACCGCTTGCAGACCGGCCGGGTTGATGAAGTCGGCGGTTTGCAGGTTACCGATCACCTGAGCGGCCGGGTTGCCTGGCACAGTGATCGACACGGTGCCGTCGGTGCCGACGGTGAAGCTCTGCGCGTTGTTCGGAATGACGATGGCCGGCTCCAGGGCGAAACCGCTGGCGTTGACGATCTGGCCATTGGAATCGAGGTGGAAGGTGCCGTCACGGGTGTAGGACGTGGTGCCGTCCGGCTGCAGGATCTGGAAGAAACCGCGACCGTCGATGGCCATGTCCAGCGGCTGCTCGGTGGTTTGCAGGCTGCCGGCGGTGAAGTTTTTCTGCGTGCCGACGATGCGCACACCGGTACCCAGTTGCAGACCCGACGGCAGTTCGCTGTCCTGGGTCGACTGGGCGCCTGGCTGACGCTTGATCTGATAGAGCAGGTCCTGGAACTCGGCACGGTCACGTTTGAAACCCGTGGTCGAGACGTTCGCCAGGTTGTTGGAAATGGTGGTCAGGTTGGTGTCCTGGGCGGACAGACCGGTTTTGGCAACCCATAGAGCCGGAAGCATTCGATTCTCCTCGTGCGCCTGTTTTACGGCGCGACGTTCTGATAATTAGCTGATCTGCAAGACCCGAGCCATGGCCTGGTCGTCGTCTTTGGCGGTGTTCATCATCTTGACGTGCAACTCGAACTGCTTGGCCAGGGCCAGCACCGACGTCATTTCTTCCACGGCATTGACGTTGCTCGACTCAAGGAAACCCGACACCAGTTTGACGTTGGCATCGGCCGGCGCAGGCTGGCCGTCCTTGGTGTAGATCGAGCCGTCGAGGCCTTTGTTGAGGTTCTTGATGTCCGGGTTGACCAGTTTGATCCGGTCGACTTCCGCCATGACGCGCGGGCCTTCGCCCATCGCACGAATACTGATGGTGCCGTCTTCACCGACTTCGACCTGCTGCTCGGGCGGCACGGCGATCGGACCGCCATTGCCGAGTACCGGCATGCCGTTGCCGGCGCGCAGTACGCCGAGGGCGTCGATGTTGAGGCTGCCGGTGCGCACGTAGCTTTCGC
Coding sequences within it:
- the flgG gene encoding flagellar basal-body rod protein FlgG; this translates as MLPALWVAKTGLSAQDTNLTTISNNLANVSTTGFKRDRAEFQDLLYQIKRQPGAQSTQDSELPSGLQLGTGVRIVGTQKNFTAGSLQTTEQPLDMAIDGRGFFQILQPDGTTSYTRDGTFHLDSNGQIVNASGFALEPAIVIPNNAQSFTVGTDGTVSITVPGNPAAQVIGNLQTADFINPAGLQAVGNNLFLETAASGAPQIGTPGLNGFGTTLQNTLEGSNVSTVEEMVNMITTQRAYEMNSKVISTADQMLSFVTQNL
- a CDS encoding flagellar basal body rod protein FlgF, which gives rise to MDKYLYVAMTGASQNALAQKAHANNLANISTNGFQRDLEQARSMPVFGDSFPARAFAMSERPATDFTAGSLVQTGRDLDVAVTGNGFIAVQNPNGGESYVRTGSLNIDALGVLRAGNGMPVLGNGGPIAVPPEQQVEVGEDGTISIRAMGEGPRVMAEVDRIKLVNPDIKNLNKGLDGSIYTKDGQPAPADANVKLVSGFLESSNVNAVEEMTSVLALAKQFELHVKMMNTAKDDDQAMARVLQIS